The Pseudorca crassidens isolate mPseCra1 chromosome 3, mPseCra1.hap1, whole genome shotgun sequence genome includes the window TGCTGACCTTAACTGATCATGACCCTATTACTGATGCTGAGCCTAGCTATAATCTGGACTCCTTTTACCTCGCAGTGACCCAGAGCTTGGCTGAAGCCGGTAGGGACCGTGAGAACATCCGCACTGAGCTCTTCCGGGCGCTGGAAGGAGTCCGGCTCGGGAACAGTGAGCAAGATCCGGAGGGgtgaaggggagaggagaggacaaGTGAATCCCGCCCTTGGGCCCCAGGGTTCCCTGATCCGCCTGGCCCCGCCCTTTGACCTTGGCCTGGTTTCAGTGGCACCGACCCTGAGCCCAGTGGTCCAACACTCCCCTCCCCAATCCTCACCATCTGCTCCATTTGGGAGCAAATCACCTCTTTGATCCTCGCCACCCTGCAGGCTCCTGCGAGGAGTGCCCCAAGTCGTGGCTGCCATTCCAGGGCTcctgttaccttttctccacCCAACGGGCCACGTGGGTGGAGGCGCAGCGCCACTGCGAGGGCGCCAGAGCGCACCTGGTGATTGTCGGGGGCCTGGATGAGCAGGTGCGCAGCTCCGgctttggggggcgggggggcggggagaaggaGTTTACCTGAGGGGGCGTGGTTGGGGGCGGGGCCGGACGGACGCGTGGCTCAGTCTCCCCTCTTGCCCAGGTCTTCCTAAGTCGGAACACTGGTGGCCGCGGTTACTGGCTGGGCCTGAGGGCCGTGCGCAGGGCGCGCAGGATCCAGGGCTACCAGTGGGTGGACGGAGTCCCGCTCAGCTTCAGGTGAAGGAAGGGACTTGGGGAGGCTGACAGTTCGGATCCTAGGAGAAGCGCTTCGGCCAGATCTCCGGGCCTCCTTAGGGATGGGCGGGCTATACCCCAGGAAGTGACTAGGGTTAAATTCTGGGGTTAGAAAGTTATATCCCAGGTGCGTGTGCTCAGGTTAGACCCTCAGGATGTCTAGGTTAGCCCCAAGCAATAAACAGGCTAGACCCCGGAAAGGAAGGCTGGACCCCATGGCCATCCTCAGCCTAGCCTCCCAGCAACACCCCCGCTAAACCACTGCAGCCACTGGAATCAGGGGGAGCCCAACGACTCGCTGGGGCGCGAGGACTGCATCATGATTCTCCGCACGGGGATGTGGAACGACGCACCGTGCGACAACAGGGACGACAGCTGGATCTGTGAGAAGAGGCTCAGCTGCTGACCTCCCCCAGTGCCCCAGAGTCACGCCCACTGGCACTTGTCCAATCGCCTGAGCCGCTCACCGTCCTGGCTCCGCCCAC containing:
- the CLEC4G gene encoding C-type lectin domain family 4 member G isoform X1: MDMAGYSRWDGSLEEVPGGHWGRWGQRPLLLALALLVVTILWALVLSVLFSKASTERRALLGQQDLLRTNSSKQTAVLGVLKEEVRACNSCCLGTQAQLQTVHTKLREAQSKLIQQESALKELSERVTQSLAEAGRDRENIRTELFRALEGVRLGNSSCEECPKSWLPFQGSCYLFSTQRATWVEAQRHCEGARAHLVIVGGLDEQVFLSRNTGGRGYWLGLRAVRRARRIQGYQWVDGVPLSFSHWNQGEPNDSLGREDCIMILRTGMWNDAPCDNRDDSWICEKRLSC
- the CLEC4G gene encoding C-type lectin domain family 4 member G isoform X2, which codes for MDMAGYSRWDGSLEEVPGASTERRALLGQQDLLRTNSSKQTAVLGVLKEEVRACNSCCLGTQAQLQTVHTKLREAQSKLIQQESALKELSERVTQSLAEAGRDRENIRTELFRALEGVRLGNSSCEECPKSWLPFQGSCYLFSTQRATWVEAQRHCEGARAHLVIVGGLDEQVFLSRNTGGRGYWLGLRAVRRARRIQGYQWVDGVPLSFSHWNQGEPNDSLGREDCIMILRTGMWNDAPCDNRDDSWICEKRLSC